A single genomic interval of Alistipes sp. ZOR0009 harbors:
- a CDS encoding LysE family translocator yields the protein MDTYQIISFIAASAALTVLPGPDILFVIAQSISNGWKSGVAVALGLCSGLIVHTSAVALGVAALLVKYPVALTGVKIFGALYLMYLAYLSWGESGLSIANNSEKTNYGKLIRTGFIMNVLNPKVLLFFLAFLPQFIVKGPNPAFQVVVFGMLFFVQAIIIFSIIARFAGMLNRSIAQSRASQHIGKIKSGVYILIAINLFWL from the coding sequence ATGGATACATACCAAATAATCTCCTTCATTGCAGCCTCTGCTGCGCTAACGGTTCTTCCAGGTCCAGATATTCTTTTTGTAATAGCGCAAAGTATCTCCAATGGCTGGAAAAGCGGAGTTGCAGTAGCACTTGGCCTTTGCTCGGGATTAATTGTACATACCTCGGCGGTGGCCCTTGGTGTTGCGGCGCTTCTTGTGAAATACCCGGTGGCACTAACAGGTGTAAAAATATTTGGAGCTCTATACTTAATGTATTTAGCCTACCTCTCGTGGGGAGAATCGGGATTAAGCATTGCCAACAATAGCGAGAAGACAAACTATGGGAAGCTTATACGAACTGGTTTCATTATGAATGTCCTTAACCCTAAGGTATTGCTGTTTTTCCTAGCTTTTTTGCCACAGTTTATCGTTAAAGGACCGAATCCTGCTTTTCAGGTTGTAGTTTTTGGGATGCTATTCTTTGTACAAGCAATTATAATCTTTTCCATTATCGCCCGATTTGCAGGAATGCTAAATCGAAGCATTGCCCAATCGCGAGCAAGCCAGCATATCGGAAAAATAAAAAGTGGCGTTTACATTTTAATTGCGATAAACCTATTTTGGTTGTAA
- a CDS encoding sigma-54-dependent transcriptional regulator produces the protein MILIVDDDIAVRSSLSLLLKQHGYEVAAFSSPEEVLEVVRCASPELILMDMNYSSGTSGEEGITLLKQVKIFCPKVPVILITAWGSIHLAVRGMKAGAFDFITKPWSNETLIATVNRAVELSSKEVAAPSGSTRVELNTKFKFNKIVGASSKLMEVLNTVARVAKTDAPVLITGESGTGKELIAEALHDNSSRGRESMVKVNLGGISQSLFESEMFGHKKGAFTDAYQDRVGRFTMANKGTIFLDELGELDLSCQVKLLRVLQEQTFEVLGESKPTKVDVRVVCATNKDLSQLVAKGLFREDLFYRVNLITINLPPLRERPEDIPLLARHFIQRMAGDFEGGVDLSSGAIDYLLRQPFPGNIRELKNLVERTVLLSGKKIIEAEDLAQNSMSAKQVEVDSTTLQPLEEMERKMIVKAIDLYGGNISKVAEVLGISRAALYRRLEKFDIKLD, from the coding sequence ATGATATTGATTGTTGACGATGATATAGCCGTTCGTTCTAGCTTATCGCTGTTGTTAAAGCAGCATGGGTACGAGGTTGCCGCATTTTCATCCCCCGAAGAGGTTCTGGAAGTGGTGAGATGTGCATCTCCAGAGCTGATATTGATGGATATGAACTATTCGTCGGGAACGTCAGGAGAGGAAGGGATTACACTTCTTAAGCAGGTAAAAATATTCTGCCCAAAGGTTCCGGTAATACTAATTACCGCTTGGGGATCTATTCATTTGGCCGTGCGTGGAATGAAGGCTGGTGCTTTCGATTTCATTACTAAGCCTTGGAGTAACGAGACGTTGATTGCAACCGTTAATAGAGCTGTAGAGTTGAGCTCGAAGGAGGTTGCAGCACCTTCGGGGAGCACCAGAGTTGAGCTGAATACAAAGTTTAAGTTTAATAAAATTGTAGGTGCCTCTTCGAAGTTGATGGAGGTACTTAATACAGTTGCCCGAGTTGCCAAAACAGACGCCCCAGTTCTCATTACTGGCGAAAGTGGAACCGGGAAGGAGCTTATAGCAGAAGCGCTTCATGATAATAGCTCAAGGGGGCGCGAAAGCATGGTTAAAGTTAATCTTGGAGGAATATCGCAATCTCTTTTCGAGAGCGAAATGTTTGGTCATAAGAAAGGGGCATTTACTGATGCCTACCAAGATCGCGTTGGCCGCTTTACAATGGCCAATAAAGGAACTATTTTCTTAGATGAGCTGGGCGAGCTAGATCTTTCGTGCCAAGTGAAGCTGCTAAGAGTTCTTCAGGAGCAAACTTTCGAGGTTTTGGGAGAGAGCAAACCGACTAAGGTTGATGTTCGTGTTGTTTGTGCTACCAACAAAGATCTTTCGCAGCTGGTTGCAAAGGGCTTGTTTCGCGAGGATTTGTTTTATAGAGTAAACCTAATAACCATAAATCTGCCTCCGCTGCGCGAGCGTCCCGAGGATATCCCCTTGCTCGCTCGTCACTTTATTCAGCGTATGGCTGGCGATTTTGAAGGAGGTGTAGACCTAAGTTCGGGTGCTATCGACTATTTGTTGAGGCAACCTTTCCCCGGAAATATCCGCGAGCTGAAAAATTTGGTTGAGCGGACAGTTCTTTTGTCTGGTAAAAAGATTATTGAGGCAGAAGATTTGGCTCAGAACTCCATGTCGGCAAAACAGGTTGAGGTTGATAGCACCACGTTGCAGCCTTTAGAGGAGATGGAGCGTAAAATGATTGTTAAGGCAATCGATTTATATGGTGGTAACATCTCTAAGGTAGCCGAAGTGCTTGGCATTAGCCGAGCGGCACTTTATAGGAGGTTAGAAAAGTTTGATATTAAGCTAGATTAG
- a CDS encoding ABC transporter permease yields the protein MITMILKYLWAQRKSNTLLFVELMFAGIFLFFILDTAISAYRTYRIPEGFNVERCYVLHFVAKDIDSVKALEVNEKVSQYLKGRPEIEGIAATFQSEPYSGSSVSTSCIVNGKELQVQLMEGDASFASILGIPILNGRWFTGAEVLQNSKVCLVNESLCATLNIPKMVGTEIALGANSTEKRRIVGIIPDVKTGSFEKVNPTVFTPLDLREMKYGWKTIVKVRKGMEDGFATTLKLLYGDIASSLGIEIRAVEDFETKKAIIDLSKSNMLSGMMWCTIFFLVNVFLGIYVVFSGRVKKRFQEIGIRMAIGASRKDIVRMVTGESLLLLVLSFIPVLLIAINLAYLDKLEPTYAVTAWRVAGEFCLTFIILALAVLASVLIPALKASKVNPAIVLHYE from the coding sequence ATGATTACCATGATTTTAAAATACCTATGGGCTCAGCGTAAAAGCAATACGTTGCTGTTTGTCGAGCTAATGTTTGCCGGAATTTTCCTCTTCTTTATTTTGGATACGGCAATTTCAGCCTACCGAACCTACCGAATTCCCGAAGGCTTTAACGTGGAACGTTGCTACGTGCTGCACTTTGTAGCAAAGGATATCGATAGCGTAAAGGCTTTGGAAGTGAATGAAAAGGTATCCCAGTATCTAAAGGGGCGTCCCGAAATAGAAGGGATTGCCGCTACCTTTCAATCCGAACCCTACTCGGGAAGTAGCGTTTCTACAAGCTGCATTGTAAATGGTAAGGAGCTCCAAGTTCAGCTAATGGAGGGAGATGCCTCCTTTGCCTCCATTTTAGGCATCCCGATTCTAAATGGACGTTGGTTTACAGGCGCCGAAGTGCTGCAAAATAGCAAGGTTTGCCTGGTTAACGAGTCGCTATGTGCTACTTTGAATATACCTAAAATGGTGGGCACGGAGATTGCTTTGGGTGCTAACTCAACCGAAAAGCGAAGAATCGTAGGAATTATTCCCGATGTAAAAACAGGCTCATTCGAGAAAGTAAATCCAACGGTTTTTACTCCACTCGATTTACGGGAGATGAAATATGGCTGGAAGACCATTGTAAAGGTGCGAAAAGGGATGGAGGATGGTTTTGCTACAACCTTAAAGCTACTTTATGGCGATATCGCTTCGTCGTTAGGCATTGAGATTAGAGCCGTTGAAGATTTCGAAACAAAGAAAGCCATCATCGATTTAAGCAAGAGTAACATGCTATCAGGGATGATGTGGTGTACCATCTTTTTCTTGGTAAATGTATTCTTGGGCATTTACGTCGTTTTCTCGGGTCGTGTAAAAAAACGTTTTCAAGAAATAGGGATACGGATGGCCATTGGCGCAAGTCGAAAAGATATTGTTAGGATGGTGACCGGAGAGTCGTTGCTTTTGCTGGTTTTATCTTTTATTCCTGTTCTTTTGATTGCCATAAACCTAGCTTACTTAGATAAGCTCGAGCCTACTTACGCGGTAACAGCCTGGCGTGTTGCAGGAGAGTTTTGCCTAACATTCATTATTCTGGCTTTAGCCGTATTGGCAAGCGTGCTTATTCCTGCACTTAAGGCATCGAAAGTAAATCCCGCCATAGTGCTGCATTACGAATAG
- a CDS encoding TolC family protein, with translation MVTLSLTEALKLAREQSLDALVAKNEFKVAYWQLRSYKSELLPSVAFEGTLPSINRSVQSYQNTDGSFSYVRSNASTVDLNLILEQNIPITGGKVSFQSQLERIDQLGKSSSSQHMSRPIGFTYEQPLFSFNRLKWMGKIEPIRYEEAKRRYCANMEMVQVKAITLYFDFLLAKVNSDIAEQNLKNASKLYEIAVAKKGIGVISDNDLLQLKLSKINFELNMATVRQEQEKRMFALRSFLGFNDKVFLIPEIPAQAPTATTSFDEAMQLVRANNPFMQEVQRRILETQMQVADAKASRGFRANLFFSFGLTGSAEKLPNAYHDLKDLQVAKVGVRIPILDWGKGRSKVEQAKSQLEVEKGKVEQETQRFEEGVFISVMQLLDQPKQLSLAQEADSVAQQRYKTSFETFLMGKVNVLDINDAQSSRDEAKRNYISQLYGSWLFFYNIRQITLYDFVRKSNIVIDEKLMLL, from the coding sequence ATGGTAACGCTTAGCTTAACCGAGGCTCTAAAGCTGGCTCGCGAGCAGTCGTTGGATGCGCTAGTTGCAAAGAATGAGTTTAAGGTGGCCTACTGGCAGCTCCGAAGCTATAAGTCGGAACTTTTACCAAGTGTTGCTTTCGAGGGAACATTACCGAGCATCAACCGTTCGGTTCAGAGCTACCAAAATACGGATGGATCCTTTTCCTATGTCCGAAGCAATGCTTCTACGGTTGATTTGAACCTTATTCTGGAGCAAAATATTCCGATTACAGGAGGAAAGGTTTCTTTTCAGTCGCAGCTCGAGCGTATCGATCAGCTGGGCAAAAGCTCCTCCTCTCAGCACATGTCTCGTCCGATAGGTTTTACCTACGAGCAGCCTTTATTCTCGTTTAATAGGTTAAAATGGATGGGTAAGATAGAGCCAATCCGTTACGAAGAGGCAAAACGTAGGTATTGTGCCAACATGGAGATGGTTCAGGTAAAGGCAATCACGCTTTACTTCGATTTCCTTTTGGCAAAGGTAAATAGCGACATTGCCGAGCAAAACCTAAAGAATGCAAGTAAGCTGTATGAGATTGCTGTTGCCAAAAAAGGTATTGGTGTTATTTCGGATAACGATCTTTTGCAGCTAAAACTCTCGAAAATAAACTTTGAGCTCAACATGGCTACCGTGCGTCAGGAGCAGGAGAAAAGAATGTTTGCGCTTCGCAGCTTTCTTGGCTTTAACGATAAGGTATTCCTAATCCCCGAAATTCCAGCACAAGCGCCAACTGCTACAACCTCCTTCGACGAGGCAATGCAGCTTGTCCGCGCTAATAATCCGTTTATGCAGGAGGTTCAGCGGCGCATTCTCGAAACACAAATGCAGGTGGCAGATGCAAAGGCCTCGAGGGGTTTTCGAGCAAACCTTTTCTTTTCTTTTGGTTTAACAGGTAGCGCCGAAAAGCTTCCCAATGCCTACCACGATTTAAAGGATCTTCAGGTTGCAAAGGTTGGGGTTCGTATTCCAATTCTCGATTGGGGCAAAGGACGCAGCAAGGTAGAGCAGGCAAAATCGCAGCTCGAGGTCGAAAAAGGAAAGGTAGAGCAGGAAACGCAGCGTTTCGAGGAGGGAGTTTTCATCTCTGTTATGCAGCTGCTCGATCAGCCTAAGCAGCTAAGCTTGGCTCAAGAAGCAGACTCCGTGGCTCAGCAACGTTACAAAACATCTTTCGAAACGTTTTTGATGGGCAAAGTCAATGTGCTCGATATAAACGATGCGCAATCCTCTCGCGATGAGGCAAAGCGCAACTACATTTCGCAGCTTTACGGCTCCTGGCTATTTTTCTACAACATCCGGCAGATAACACTTTACGATTTTGTAAGAAAAAGTAATATAGTAATAGACGAAAAGCTTATGCTTCTATAA
- a CDS encoding ABC transporter permease: MKILKNISRQVLLSKGHLATATLCIALGVATSMIVINSIGEYLRPVSPESRIDRILCMNRIKSEELKTQSTSIGAFSLGFAQRYLSSTKTQELSSIFRRGSFPRLEGVASKNLALISCDNSYWNIFDFEFKEGRPFTAEEFRGKANVAVVSQSLYSQLTDIERSTKKISYSGREFLIVGVVSDANSYRIFTNASLWIPYSIFNEVEGGNEPTGSFEIVYLLKSGNDRDKLVKEVEALEHRYNASTGNGTHITVSRPRTKLKALVVGYAVEEKEAIIEFCFRYGGLVLIILLLPVLNLTILNYNHIKDRYAEMATMRSFGASKKDVVIYFMASNCLVVLIGGAVGYIFSFLFSRIHHVAVFDFERYADIPFSGQSYPSLLSFAFVVGLILIVSFISGIFPAVKLAKMNISTALKGGEQ, encoded by the coding sequence ATGAAGATTCTTAAAAATATATCACGTCAGGTGCTCCTTTCTAAGGGGCATCTGGCAACAGCCACCCTTTGTATTGCCTTGGGGGTTGCAACATCTATGATAGTGATAAATTCTATCGGCGAATACTTGAGGCCCGTTAGCCCCGAGAGCCGTATAGATAGGATTCTTTGCATGAATAGAATCAAAAGCGAGGAGTTAAAAACACAATCAACCAGTATTGGAGCTTTTTCGTTAGGTTTTGCACAGCGCTACTTAAGTAGCACCAAAACGCAGGAACTTTCTTCCATCTTTCGAAGGGGGAGCTTTCCGAGGCTAGAGGGTGTTGCGTCTAAGAATCTTGCTTTAATTAGCTGCGACAATAGCTACTGGAATATATTCGATTTTGAATTTAAGGAAGGCCGTCCTTTTACGGCCGAAGAGTTTCGTGGTAAGGCAAATGTTGCGGTTGTTTCTCAATCTCTTTACAGCCAGCTTACCGATATCGAACGAAGTACCAAAAAGATAAGCTACAGCGGACGCGAGTTCTTGATTGTTGGAGTGGTAAGCGATGCCAACTCGTACCGAATCTTTACCAACGCTAGCCTTTGGATTCCCTACTCTATTTTTAACGAGGTAGAGGGTGGCAACGAACCTACTGGTTCTTTCGAAATCGTTTATCTTCTTAAATCGGGCAACGATAGGGATAAGCTGGTTAAGGAGGTCGAGGCTTTGGAGCATCGTTACAATGCATCAACGGGCAATGGTACTCACATAACCGTATCTCGTCCTCGAACAAAGTTGAAGGCGCTGGTAGTGGGTTACGCCGTCGAAGAAAAGGAGGCTATTATTGAATTTTGTTTCCGATACGGTGGTTTAGTTCTTATAATTCTTTTGCTGCCAGTGTTGAATTTGACTATACTAAACTATAACCATATAAAAGATCGGTATGCCGAAATGGCAACAATGCGCTCTTTTGGGGCATCGAAAAAGGATGTCGTTATCTACTTTATGGCTAGCAACTGCTTGGTAGTGCTTATTGGTGGTGCAGTCGGGTATATTTTCTCATTTCTGTTCTCTCGGATTCATCATGTTGCCGTTTTTGATTTCGAAAGGTATGCTGATATTCCATTTAGCGGACAAAGCTACCCAAGCTTGCTGTCTTTTGCTTTTGTTGTTGGCCTTATTCTAATCGTCAGCTTCATTTCGGGGATATTTCCAGCCGTTAAGCTCGCAAAGATGAATATTTCTACCGCACTGAAAGGGGGTGAGCAATGA
- a CDS encoding ABC transporter ATP-binding protein, with protein MITLSNIQKVYTTNEIETVALENVNLQVEKGEFVSIMGPSGCGKSTLLNIMGLLDDPTAGQISIGGVAVKSMKDKELAMLRNQKLGFVFQSFHLIPALNVLDNVELPLLYRKISSGERRKRAHEVLEKVGLSHRMKHFPTQLSGGQCQRVAIARAIIGSPEILLADEPTGNLDSKMGAEIMELLFNLNKQEGTTIVMVTHDEHIASQTGRIMRFFDGRQIQ; from the coding sequence ATGATTACATTATCTAACATTCAGAAGGTTTACACAACCAACGAGATAGAAACCGTGGCTCTCGAAAATGTAAACTTGCAGGTAGAGAAGGGAGAATTTGTTTCGATTATGGGACCGTCGGGTTGCGGAAAGAGTACCCTGCTAAATATTATGGGACTTTTGGACGATCCAACAGCCGGCCAAATCTCTATAGGCGGAGTCGCCGTAAAAAGTATGAAGGATAAGGAGCTGGCCATGCTACGCAACCAAAAGCTGGGGTTTGTTTTCCAAAGCTTTCACCTAATTCCGGCTCTTAACGTGCTAGATAACGTGGAGCTTCCGCTACTTTACCGTAAGATATCGAGCGGCGAGCGTCGTAAAAGGGCGCACGAGGTATTGGAGAAGGTAGGGCTTTCGCACCGCATGAAGCACTTCCCAACCCAGCTATCGGGCGGACAATGCCAGCGTGTTGCCATTGCCCGCGCCATAATCGGAAGTCCCGAAATACTGCTAGCCGATGAGCCTACCGGAAACCTCGATAGTAAGATGGGAGCCGAGATTATGGAGCTGCTATTTAACCTCAATAAGCAGGAAGGAACCACCATTGTTATGGTAACGCACGATGAGCATATCGCCTCGCAAACGGGTCGCATTATGCGCTTCTTCGATGGTCGTCAAATCCAGTAG
- a CDS encoding efflux RND transporter periplasmic adaptor subunit, with amino-acid sequence MDRNIPKEEILKRKRVKLIKIAAGVVVVAALFYVLAIFLRSGISESDIEIATVDKGTIEVSVSANGKVVPLFEEVITSPVSSKVLEVYKKPGDILKKGDAILRLDLEATQTEFNRIKNEVEMKRCKLDQQNVSVKSKLSDLKIQVEIAEMKLKRMAVELKNEHYLDSIGASTSDKVRQAELNYKVESLQFEQLQQKYRNERLTSAADLKVSALDFNISKQNVQLMGKTMSEAQVRSPREAVLTWLNNQIGAVVSPGGQLAIVSDLHNFKVEAEISDVYADRISAGAKAIVRVGGEKLEGIVGNVVPSVKNGIIGFTVLLKESSNAKLRSGLKVDVSVINSIRDDVMRLANRTYYVGKGEYELWVISDGVAQKRKVELGESSFEQAEVISGLKVGDRVIVSDMTKYKNNSKLKIRKK; translated from the coding sequence ATGGACAGGAATATACCCAAGGAAGAGATTTTGAAAAGAAAACGAGTAAAGCTGATTAAGATAGCTGCCGGCGTGGTGGTGGTGGCTGCCCTATTTTACGTGCTGGCCATCTTTTTACGCTCGGGCATTTCCGAATCGGATATAGAAATTGCTACGGTAGATAAGGGAACTATTGAGGTGTCGGTATCGGCAAACGGAAAGGTGGTTCCGCTTTTTGAGGAGGTTATTACTTCTCCTGTTTCGTCGAAGGTGCTGGAGGTTTACAAGAAGCCGGGTGATATTTTAAAGAAGGGGGATGCCATTCTGCGCCTCGACCTTGAGGCTACGCAAACCGAGTTTAACCGAATAAAGAACGAGGTGGAGATGAAGCGCTGCAAGCTAGACCAGCAGAATGTTTCGGTTAAGAGCAAGCTCTCGGACCTAAAGATTCAGGTGGAGATTGCAGAGATGAAGCTTAAGCGCATGGCGGTGGAGCTTAAAAACGAACATTACTTGGATAGCATTGGTGCCAGTACGAGCGATAAGGTTCGTCAGGCCGAGCTTAACTATAAGGTGGAGAGCCTGCAGTTTGAGCAGCTGCAGCAGAAGTATAGGAACGAGCGGCTTACCTCTGCTGCCGACCTAAAGGTCTCTGCGCTCGACTTCAATATCTCTAAGCAGAACGTACAGCTGATGGGTAAAACCATGAGCGAGGCTCAGGTGCGCTCGCCCCGAGAAGCGGTGTTGACATGGTTGAATAATCAAATAGGTGCAGTAGTTAGTCCGGGTGGCCAGCTGGCAATCGTATCCGACCTGCATAACTTTAAGGTGGAGGCCGAAATTTCTGACGTGTACGCCGACCGAATTTCGGCAGGTGCCAAGGCAATTGTCCGTGTTGGTGGCGAAAAGCTCGAAGGAATTGTGGGGAATGTGGTGCCATCGGTTAAGAATGGAATTATTGGCTTTACAGTGCTTTTGAAGGAGAGCAGCAACGCTAAGCTTCGCTCTGGGCTTAAGGTGGATGTTTCTGTAATTAATTCCATTCGCGACGATGTGATGAGGTTGGCCAACCGTACTTACTACGTAGGAAAAGGTGAGTACGAGCTGTGGGTTATTAGCGACGGCGTTGCCCAAAAAAGAAAGGTGGAGCTGGGCGAAAGTAGCTTCGAGCAGGCGGAAGTTATTTCGGGACTAAAGGTTGGCGATAGGGTTATCGTATCGGACATGACCAAGTACAAAAATAACAGCAAGCTTAAAATTAGAAAGAAGTAG
- a CDS encoding ABC transporter permease produces the protein MILYYMKHAWRMLWQDKFFTIISLLGIGLAVSFIMVILTVNEIDDASIAPEVNRYRTLYVKGVRECRGEHNKNNSYLSQRLLDNVFYNLKDVESVTGVMTSNSVVEPSLFSGEGQNISVKWVDGNYWKFYEFEFVAGKPFTSSDFKSGIRVAVIDEHLAQTLYKGESCLGKDVYIAQQPFKIVGVVKSVDPSATFAYSRIWAPYTTNDQIASSKESLACGGLNALILAKSPSDFDAIKEQITKNLKAYVKPVEKEIRIELHGPDNHSEQRFRKWASDEVSRYDEMVKLWLTVIIVLMVVPALNMASFTVSRMKKRQEELGLRRSFGAFKSNIIAQVVAENMVLTLIGGVIGLIFSIFLLFAFQSTLYPDGLDFNITTFFRPTILGYLIATGVVINLLSALFPAIYSARQPIVQALKSKKS, from the coding sequence ATGATTTTATACTACATGAAACATGCCTGGCGCATGTTATGGCAAGACAAGTTCTTTACCATAATATCGCTGCTGGGAATAGGATTAGCCGTTTCCTTCATAATGGTAATATTGACGGTAAACGAAATAGATGATGCTTCCATAGCACCCGAAGTAAACCGATACCGTACTCTTTACGTTAAAGGTGTACGCGAATGTCGTGGAGAACATAACAAAAATAACTCCTACCTATCGCAACGTTTGCTCGATAATGTTTTCTATAACCTGAAAGATGTAGAGTCGGTTACAGGGGTAATGACTTCAAACTCGGTTGTAGAGCCCTCCCTTTTTTCAGGTGAAGGACAGAATATTTCTGTAAAGTGGGTGGATGGAAACTACTGGAAATTTTATGAATTTGAATTTGTGGCGGGTAAACCTTTTACCTCAAGCGATTTTAAGTCTGGAATAAGGGTTGCTGTTATAGATGAGCATTTAGCGCAGACACTTTATAAGGGCGAAAGCTGTTTGGGGAAGGATGTTTATATAGCTCAGCAACCTTTTAAAATAGTTGGGGTTGTAAAAAGCGTAGATCCATCGGCAACCTTTGCATACTCCAGAATTTGGGCCCCATACACTACAAACGATCAAATTGCTTCGTCGAAGGAATCATTGGCTTGCGGTGGATTAAATGCACTTATTTTGGCTAAAAGTCCATCCGATTTTGATGCCATTAAGGAGCAGATAACTAAAAATCTAAAGGCCTACGTTAAGCCTGTAGAGAAAGAAATCAGAATTGAGCTGCATGGTCCCGACAATCATTCGGAGCAGCGCTTCAGGAAATGGGCTAGCGACGAGGTAAGTCGTTACGACGAAATGGTAAAGCTTTGGCTGACCGTTATCATTGTTTTGATGGTTGTTCCAGCACTAAACATGGCCAGTTTTACAGTTTCGCGTATGAAAAAGCGACAGGAGGAGCTTGGACTTCGACGTTCGTTTGGCGCCTTCAAAAGTAATATTATAGCTCAGGTAGTGGCCGAAAACATGGTGCTAACATTAATTGGCGGAGTAATAGGATTAATTTTCTCCATCTTTTTACTATTTGCCTTCCAAAGTACGCTTTATCCCGATGGGCTCGACTTTAATATCACCACCTTTTTCCGTCCTACCATTTTAGGATACCTTATAGCTACCGGTGTAGTAATCAACTTGCTCTCGGCTCTGTTCCCTGCTATCTACTCAGCAAGGCAGCCTATTGTTCAAGCTCTAAAATCAAAGAAGTCATGA
- a CDS encoding outer membrane beta-barrel protein codes for MKILFTATLAALMLSANSQEVKPTSKGNFMLGGNASFSYNEDNFQTTTTAGIEPRIGYFIIDNLAVGITPSFQYTKYKKEFTILTSNVSTRKLDVCTKEYILSPFVRYVSNLGVFGELQAGFGLINYQLIESETRKTIKITPSVGYSYFLNSKVAVEGAIYYNYQKYDPEPISSTDKSYGFKVGFQVYL; via the coding sequence ATGAAAATACTATTTACTGCAACGTTAGCAGCACTAATGCTATCGGCAAATTCTCAAGAAGTAAAACCAACTAGTAAAGGAAATTTTATGCTTGGAGGTAATGCTTCCTTTAGCTATAATGAGGACAACTTTCAAACAACAACAACAGCTGGAATAGAACCTCGTATAGGATATTTTATTATTGACAACTTAGCCGTTGGAATTACTCCGTCCTTTCAGTATACAAAATATAAAAAAGAATTTACTATTTTGACATCCAATGTATCAACAAGAAAATTAGACGTATGTACAAAAGAATATATTTTATCTCCTTTTGTTAGGTATGTTAGTAACTTAGGTGTGTTTGGTGAATTACAAGCAGGTTTTGGCCTAATTAACTATCAATTAATAGAAAGTGAAACCCGTAAAACTATAAAAATTACACCAAGTGTTGGATACTCCTACTTTTTAAACTCAAAAGTTGCTGTTGAAGGAGCTATATACTACAACTATCAAAAATATGATCCAGAACCAATTTCTTCAACAGATAAAAGTTATGGCTTTAAAGTAGGGTTTCAAGTTTACTTATAA
- a CDS encoding ABC transporter permease, translated as MIKQIFKIVWAQRRSNFLIWMELMLVSLLLWMVMDQLFGYFHRYSVPKGFNVENTYYVNINMIPGRSAPDNTSMDSLIKNYKVPLLSLFDKIKRNPNVEAAAISDMSRPYNGSNSWSDVTSGKKNVNVYLRHVEPEFFDVFRIPLLYGKRYLSTDNSTVVISKTVADSLFKSAPNAIGKRCAINGDTLTIVGVTDTYKYYDFADETPTTYQPMTFSYKYILGTIGTPEICIRLKDNASADAIEKMKKELSNLGDSPYYLVDITPFDSIRSEYFTWTGEVKSIKMSMGIIVFFLVNVLLGIVGAFWFRTEQRKNEIGLRMAIGSSKSGLKSYFLTESLILLLLAVVPSAIITIQMRFFDVNVLGSWEQKIIIFILSGVATLLILAGMIMLGTWIPVRKASKIQPSEALHYE; from the coding sequence ATGATAAAGCAAATATTTAAAATAGTTTGGGCGCAACGCCGTTCTAACTTCCTAATTTGGATGGAGCTGATGCTTGTTTCCCTTCTTCTTTGGATGGTAATGGATCAGCTTTTTGGATACTTCCATAGGTATAGCGTTCCTAAGGGTTTTAATGTGGAGAATACCTACTATGTAAACATTAATATGATTCCTGGCAGATCAGCGCCAGATAATACAAGTATGGATAGCTTAATAAAGAACTATAAGGTGCCTCTTCTTTCGTTGTTTGATAAGATTAAAAGAAATCCTAACGTAGAGGCGGCCGCTATTTCTGATATGTCCAGACCTTATAATGGAAGCAATAGTTGGAGCGATGTTACTTCGGGAAAGAAAAATGTAAATGTTTATCTACGTCATGTAGAACCTGAATTTTTCGACGTTTTTAGGATTCCACTTCTTTATGGTAAAAGATATCTGAGTACAGATAATTCGACGGTGGTTATTAGTAAAACAGTAGCCGATAGCTTATTCAAAAGTGCTCCAAATGCCATTGGAAAGCGATGTGCTATTAATGGGGATACGCTTACTATTGTAGGTGTAACGGATACTTACAAGTACTACGATTTTGCAGATGAAACGCCTACAACCTATCAGCCAATGACCTTTTCCTATAAGTATATTTTAGGAACTATTGGAACTCCAGAGATTTGCATAAGGCTAAAGGATAATGCCTCTGCAGATGCCATAGAAAAGATGAAGAAGGAACTCTCTAATTTAGGCGATTCTCCCTACTACCTTGTTGATATAACCCCTTTTGATAGCATAAGAAGCGAGTACTTTACTTGGACTGGCGAGGTAAAATCGATAAAGATGAGCATGGGGATCATTGTGTTCTTCTTGGTAAATGTGCTGCTGGGTATTGTTGGTGCTTTCTGGTTTCGGACAGAGCAGCGCAAGAATGAGATTGGGCTAAGAATGGCTATTGGTTCGTCGAAATCGGGATTGAAATCTTACTTCCTAACCGAGTCGTTAATTCTGCTGCTTTTGGCGGTGGTGCCATCGGCCATCATTACCATTCAGATGCGCTTTTTTGATGTCAACGTTCTTGGTAGTTGGGAGCAAAAGATTATCATTTTCATTCTGTCGGGGGTGGCAACGCTGCTAATTCTTGCCGGTATGATTATGCTTGGCACCTGGATTCCGGTGCGTAAGGCATCAAAGATTCAGCCTTCGGAAGCTTTACACTACGAGTAG